Proteins co-encoded in one Flavivirga eckloniae genomic window:
- a CDS encoding SprT-like domain-containing protein has translation MQQQLQQYIPEGALLEVLKLLDHEHLVVKVKAERKTRHGDYKRLPNGKHQITINSNLNKFRFLITLIHEIAHFEAYKTYGKFIKPHGIEWKRTFQRLMLPFLNPDIFPSHLLPLLAKHFKNPKASSDTDVNLALALKQFDLPNDKTYIFEVPLGSNFKLYNGRVFKMGQKRVKRFECVEVKTGRLYLFNPNAEVNLLD, from the coding sequence ATGCAGCAACAGCTTCAACAATATATTCCAGAAGGCGCTCTTTTAGAAGTTTTAAAACTTCTAGACCATGAGCATTTGGTGGTAAAAGTAAAAGCCGAACGTAAAACGAGGCATGGCGATTATAAACGATTACCCAATGGGAAACATCAAATAACCATAAATTCAAACCTTAATAAATTTCGGTTTTTAATTACCCTTATTCATGAAATTGCCCATTTTGAGGCATACAAAACCTATGGTAAATTTATTAAGCCTCATGGGATAGAGTGGAAGCGAACGTTTCAGCGTTTAATGTTGCCATTTTTGAATCCAGATATTTTTCCAAGTCATTTATTACCGCTTTTGGCAAAGCATTTTAAAAACCCTAAAGCTAGTAGCGATACCGATGTAAATTTGGCATTGGCATTAAAACAGTTCGACTTACCAAACGATAAAACCTATATTTTTGAAGTGCCTCTAGGTAGCAATTTTAAGCTGTATAATGGTAGAGTATTTAAAATGGGGCAAAAGCGAGTAAAGCGTTTTGAGTGTGTTGAGGTTAAAACAGGAAGATTGTACTTGTTTAACCCCAATGCAGAAGTTAATTTACTGGATTAA
- a CDS encoding DUF389 domain-containing protein, with the protein MSEESKFNFSEEEAGQENTVEQSKEAVKKDAKGLFQSTKTFFSELLDFREDTDRDATIEAIKGDIPFKGATAWILICSIFVASVGLNANSTAVVIGAMLISPLMGPILGVGLSIAINDIDTLRKSLVNLATMIVLSLLTAYLFFKFFPTADLVTNELFGRTKPDVRDVLIAFFGGLALIIARTKKGTIASVIFGVAIATALMPPLCTAGYGLAHNWDYFVGAMYLFTINTIFIALATFIVLKVLRFPMLKYANSKKRKRISQLASILAILVMAPAIWTFVEFIKQSGYENDYNNFVKDEIRSNRELWFQSGVMNTDEEKIVLYFNGEITNATEADLRNELKRYDKIKEFNLEINGNKNRSFDKISDAYDRAIKELDQKDNIISGLQKQIVGLQVEITELNKKIENDVSQNNSVSFTNLSRDAKVRFSDLQYFSYAKMLESKDFIKIDTIAVARIKWRKSLKDSLALVKEKELSVWMKQKLKLDTLVIKRLN; encoded by the coding sequence ATGAGTGAAGAAAGTAAATTCAATTTTTCCGAAGAGGAAGCTGGTCAGGAAAATACGGTTGAGCAATCGAAAGAAGCTGTAAAAAAAGATGCCAAAGGATTATTCCAAAGTACTAAAACCTTTTTTAGTGAATTACTTGATTTTAGGGAAGACACCGATAGGGATGCCACTATTGAAGCCATTAAAGGAGATATTCCCTTTAAAGGCGCTACGGCTTGGATTTTAATTTGCTCAATATTTGTCGCTTCGGTAGGTTTAAATGCCAACTCTACCGCAGTTGTTATTGGAGCCATGTTAATTTCTCCATTAATGGGACCTATTTTGGGCGTTGGACTTTCTATCGCGATTAATGATATAGACACATTAAGAAAATCGTTGGTAAACTTGGCAACGATGATTGTTTTAAGTTTACTAACAGCTTATTTATTTTTTAAATTTTTTCCAACGGCAGACTTGGTTACTAACGAGCTTTTTGGACGTACCAAACCAGATGTAAGGGATGTACTCATAGCCTTTTTTGGGGGCTTGGCGTTAATCATAGCCCGAACTAAAAAAGGGACTATAGCTTCTGTTATTTTTGGAGTTGCTATTGCCACAGCCTTAATGCCTCCGTTATGTACCGCAGGTTATGGGTTAGCTCATAATTGGGATTATTTTGTGGGCGCCATGTATTTATTTACTATCAATACTATTTTTATTGCGCTGGCCACATTTATCGTATTGAAGGTGTTACGTTTTCCAATGCTTAAATACGCCAATTCCAAGAAAAGAAAACGTATATCGCAACTGGCTTCTATCCTGGCAATATTAGTTATGGCTCCGGCGATTTGGACTTTTGTGGAGTTTATAAAGCAAAGTGGTTATGAGAATGACTATAATAATTTTGTTAAAGATGAAATTAGATCTAACCGTGAGTTATGGTTTCAAAGTGGGGTAATGAATACCGACGAGGAAAAAATAGTGCTGTATTTTAATGGAGAGATAACAAATGCTACTGAAGCAGACTTAAGAAATGAACTGAAACGATACGACAAGATTAAAGAATTTAACCTGGAAATAAATGGAAATAAAAATAGAAGCTTTGACAAAATATCTGATGCTTACGATAGAGCAATTAAAGAATTAGATCAAAAGGATAACATTATTTCCGGTTTACAAAAGCAAATTGTAGGCTTACAGGTTGAAATCACAGAACTGAATAAAAAAATAGAAAATGACGTATCCCAGAATAATTCGGTTTCGTTCACTAATCTATCACGCGATGCCAAAGTAAGGTTTAGTGATTTACAATACTTTAGTTATGCAAAAATGCTTGAATCTAAAGATTTTATTAAAATAGATACCATAGCGGTTGCTCGAATAAAATGGCGAAAATCTTTAAAAGATAGTTTGGCATTAGTAAAAGAAAAAGAGTTAAGCGTTTGGATGAAACAAAAACTAAAATTGGATACTCTGGTAATTAAAAGACTTAATTAG
- a CDS encoding mannose-1-phosphate guanylyltransferase has translation MKNKNYYAILMAGGVGSRFWPVSTQDFPKQFHDMLGTGDTLIQKTFHRLAKLIPEENIFILTNERYNDLVFEQLPSVTKRQVVLEPAMRNTAPCILYASLKIQKENPDAVMIVAPSDHWIEDENAFSENVQEAFNFCSQNDALMTLGIQPTFPNTGYGYIEYEKETIETGEPVVSSVEVSSGVRSVNQFKEKPVYEVAKQYIEQGNFLWNAGIFMWSVKSVVKAFKNNQPELFALFEKGIAVYNTDLEDGFIQENYGKAENISVDYAIMEKSSNVYVIAADFDWNDLGTWGSLYDKLDKDETKNAVVNARTLTEDASGNMIRTKNDKIVVVDGLQDYIIVDKDEVLLIFPKTKEQDIKKVLQNVKDKFGEHYG, from the coding sequence ATGAAAAATAAAAACTATTATGCCATTTTAATGGCAGGCGGAGTTGGTTCCAGATTTTGGCCGGTAAGTACTCAAGATTTTCCTAAGCAATTTCACGATATGTTGGGAACTGGAGACACATTAATTCAAAAAACCTTTCATCGTTTAGCAAAATTAATACCAGAGGAAAATATTTTTATTTTAACCAATGAACGTTATAATGATTTGGTTTTCGAACAATTACCAAGCGTTACAAAACGACAAGTGGTTTTAGAACCGGCGATGCGTAATACAGCGCCTTGCATACTGTATGCATCATTAAAAATTCAAAAGGAAAATCCAGATGCTGTTATGATTGTTGCACCTAGCGATCATTGGATTGAAGATGAAAATGCTTTCTCTGAAAATGTACAGGAAGCATTCAATTTCTGTTCTCAAAATGATGCATTAATGACTTTAGGTATACAGCCCACTTTTCCTAATACAGGCTATGGCTATATAGAATACGAAAAAGAAACGATAGAAACCGGGGAGCCTGTAGTAAGTTCGGTTGAAGTGAGCAGTGGAGTAAGATCGGTTAATCAGTTTAAAGAAAAACCCGTTTACGAAGTAGCAAAACAATACATAGAACAAGGTAATTTTTTATGGAATGCTGGTATTTTTATGTGGAGTGTAAAAAGTGTTGTTAAAGCTTTTAAAAATAATCAACCCGAATTATTTGCGTTATTTGAAAAAGGGATAGCTGTTTATAATACCGATTTAGAAGATGGCTTTATTCAAGAAAATTATGGTAAAGCAGAGAATATTTCGGTAGACTATGCCATTATGGAAAAATCGAGCAATGTTTATGTCATTGCGGCAGATTTCGATTGGAATGATTTGGGCACTTGGGGAAGCTTATATGATAAGTTGGATAAGGATGAAACCAAAAATGCAGTTGTAAATGCCAGAACCTTAACAGAAGATGCTTCTGGAAATATGATTCGTACAAAAAATGACAAAATAGTCGTTGTTGATGGTTTACAGGATTACATTATTGTTGATAAAGATGAAGTTTTGCTTATCTTTCCTAAAACAAAAGAACAGGATATTAAAAAAGTTCTCCAAAACGTAAAGGATAAGTTTGGGGAACATTATGGATAA
- a CDS encoding RNA-directed DNA polymerase: protein MYTLEEVKIAYYKLKNYVYYDNTELLLREKLIEFETDTKKDDSNLFSWIISKPYSSSNDFKNIFDTKQNTIEQNLEIKFAKLLDEINSNNLKSEYFYYLFSQIRVDFFPKKIKSTENPLDKNFISNVKCKENYEVEKVNPFINAPLEFHIISIMWIIRSGYKFDAELLDQCKGNRLLLNKERTDLIQNSSLFKPYYSQYQSWRDDSVSVAQELLKNKKNALFINLDIKNYFNSTNLNFDKYFPKDDFVNNILRMLHKIYTHKIISEYDIIDKKNNNLNESFLLPIGLLSSYIIANHYLNDLDKIIIKKIKPAYYGRYVDDILIVISDPKESIEQIEKYNGYKINHINYLKTENKEEQNLEKIKLSKIEKYIIENLDPIFQIIVNGKERKIKIDQYENLYCQQEKTLMYYFDFNESDIVIDKLKQELNYRSSEFKDLPDNNENLGEFDKNALYLNYTDSDGKIRTLKDYKENRFGLTVYLTNKILGASKHKKSVSDSEINSFLKIFNGQNTIEFYKLWEKIFTYLLVNDKPSEYIDFYFQCIQEINKIQFKNTKIKSNRVKNTLINYLDSAHELALSLNLNFIDSDTEIKRSFEFKSNSIESNLIEFFFNRITRSNSIWALRYRKSNMMRHQYISIPLLNYTKESYDGKISLINYNVNLEKYNIDEDLLKNSPRSVKFWEYTISKLITDINCQEYKKENSKISICDFTSENENHFLDQSFERFKIANRNHKPNYLFEDKIDNYRDKFYKIGDTNNNLTNISVNSKKQDKLLKPKISVANTKVNSKNVLDGLRQKTNVTNLRYQNLVDFLKSTRKNKSDIVIFPEYFIPLELLSSLVRYSVKNESLVISGLEHITINNRAYNFVATILPVNINGYKDATIVFRLKNHYAPIEEELIIGNHIQIPNPKVQRYHIFNWKNIYFSVFYCFELTNILHRSLLKAKIDLLVAVEYNKDVNYFSNLVESVSRDLHCYVAQVNSSDYGDTRITQPTKTYNKDIIKVKGGENNVTLTGTIEIDKLREFQRKKYNITKNDKSFKALPPDFDIEEVLKRINNK, encoded by the coding sequence ATGTACACATTAGAAGAAGTTAAAATAGCATATTATAAGTTAAAGAATTACGTCTATTACGATAATACTGAACTCCTTTTACGAGAAAAACTAATTGAATTCGAAACAGATACCAAAAAAGATGATTCAAATTTATTTAGTTGGATTATATCAAAACCTTATTCTAGTTCGAATGACTTCAAGAATATTTTTGATACCAAACAAAATACTATTGAACAAAATTTGGAAATAAAATTCGCAAAATTGTTAGACGAAATAAATTCTAATAATTTAAAAAGTGAATATTTCTATTATTTATTTAGTCAAATAAGAGTAGATTTTTTTCCTAAAAAAATAAAATCTACAGAAAACCCTTTAGACAAAAATTTCATTTCTAATGTTAAATGCAAAGAGAATTACGAAGTTGAAAAAGTAAATCCTTTCATTAACGCTCCGTTAGAATTTCATATTATTTCAATAATGTGGATTATAAGGAGTGGGTACAAATTTGATGCAGAACTATTAGACCAATGTAAAGGAAATAGATTACTCTTAAATAAAGAGCGAACTGATTTAATTCAAAACTCATCGCTTTTCAAACCATATTACTCTCAATATCAATCTTGGAGAGATGATTCAGTTTCAGTTGCTCAAGAGTTATTGAAAAACAAAAAAAATGCATTGTTCATTAATCTTGACATAAAAAACTATTTTAATTCTACCAATTTAAATTTTGACAAATACTTTCCAAAGGACGATTTTGTAAATAATATTTTAAGAATGTTACATAAAATTTATACACATAAAATAATTTCTGAATATGATATAATTGATAAAAAAAATAATAACCTCAATGAAAGTTTTTTACTTCCTATTGGTTTACTTTCATCTTATATAATTGCAAATCACTACTTAAACGATTTAGACAAAATTATCATTAAAAAAATCAAGCCTGCATATTATGGCCGATATGTAGATGATATTCTAATTGTCATTTCTGACCCTAAAGAATCTATTGAACAAATTGAAAAATATAATGGGTATAAAATCAACCACATTAATTACTTAAAAACAGAAAACAAAGAAGAACAAAATTTAGAAAAAATTAAGCTTTCTAAAATTGAAAAATATATAATTGAAAATCTTGACCCAATTTTTCAAATTATAGTTAATGGTAAAGAACGAAAAATTAAAATCGACCAATATGAAAACTTATATTGTCAGCAGGAAAAAACTTTAATGTATTATTTTGACTTTAATGAATCTGACATCGTAATTGATAAGTTGAAACAAGAGTTAAATTATAGGTCAAGTGAATTTAAAGACCTTCCTGATAATAATGAAAATTTAGGCGAATTTGATAAAAATGCACTCTATTTAAATTATACTGATTCTGATGGAAAAATAAGAACATTAAAAGACTATAAAGAGAATCGATTTGGTTTAACGGTTTACCTAACCAATAAAATTTTAGGTGCGTCTAAACACAAAAAAAGTGTTTCAGATAGTGAAATTAACAGTTTTCTAAAAATTTTCAATGGTCAAAACACAATTGAATTTTATAAACTTTGGGAAAAGATTTTTACATATTTATTAGTAAACGATAAACCGTCAGAATATATAGATTTTTATTTCCAATGTATCCAAGAAATCAATAAAATTCAATTCAAAAACACCAAAATTAAATCTAATCGTGTAAAAAATACATTGATTAATTATTTAGATAGTGCACACGAATTAGCACTTTCCTTGAATTTAAATTTCATAGACAGTGATACAGAAATAAAAAGAAGTTTTGAATTTAAAAGTAACTCAATAGAATCTAATTTAATTGAGTTTTTCTTCAATAGAATAACTAGAAGTAATTCAATCTGGGCTTTACGTTACAGAAAGTCTAATATGATGAGACATCAATATATTTCTATTCCTTTATTGAACTATACAAAAGAAAGTTACGATGGTAAGATTAGTTTAATAAATTATAATGTCAATTTAGAAAAATACAATATTGATGAAGATTTATTGAAAAACTCTCCAAGATCAGTAAAATTTTGGGAATACACTATTTCTAAATTAATAACTGATATCAATTGTCAAGAATATAAAAAAGAAAATTCTAAAATATCTATTTGTGATTTCACATCAGAAAATGAAAATCATTTTTTAGACCAATCTTTTGAACGTTTTAAAATAGCAAATAGAAATCATAAACCAAATTATTTGTTTGAAGACAAAATTGACAATTATAGAGATAAATTTTATAAAATCGGAGATACAAATAATAACTTGACTAACATATCTGTAAACTCTAAAAAACAAGATAAATTACTTAAACCAAAAATATCTGTTGCAAATACAAAAGTTAATAGTAAAAATGTTTTAGATGGATTAAGACAGAAAACTAACGTCACCAATTTAAGATATCAAAATCTAGTTGATTTTCTAAAATCTACTAGAAAGAACAAATCTGATATAGTAATATTTCCAGAATACTTCATTCCTTTAGAGTTATTGTCTAGTCTAGTACGATATTCTGTGAAAAATGAAAGTTTGGTGATTTCAGGCTTGGAACACATAACTATTAATAACAGAGCTTATAATTTTGTAGCCACAATTTTACCTGTTAATATAAATGGATATAAAGATGCTACTATTGTTTTCAGGTTAAAAAATCATTATGCTCCAATCGAAGAAGAATTAATCATTGGGAATCATATTCAAATTCCAAACCCAAAAGTTCAGAGATATCATATATTCAATTGGAAAAACATCTATTTTTCTGTATTTTATTGTTTTGAACTTACAAACATCCTGCATAGAAGCCTCTTGAAAGCTAAAATAGATTTATTGGTTGCTGTTGAATATAACAAAGACGTCAATTACTTTTCTAACTTGGTAGAATCTGTATCCCGTGATTTACATTGTTACGTTGCACAAGTGAATTCAAGCGATTATGGAGATACTAGAATTACCCAACCAACAAAAACTTACAATAAAGATATTATTAAAGTCAAAGGAGGAGAAAACAATGTAACCCTAACTGGAACAATAGAAATTGACAAATTAAGAGAATTTCAAAGAAAAAAATATAATATAACAAAAAATGACAAGTCTTTTAAAGCCTTACCTCCTGATTTTGACATTGAGGAAGTATTGAAAAGAATTAATAATAAATAA
- a CDS encoding S41 family peptidase encodes MTIKKILISLLFISTLGFGQNLTKEKALEDLNEFKILLKKQSSYYQVSKINFENQFNEIEIKINQKDSIPIYFLAFELEKIISNIIDRHANIRMENFEEDDYELYDLYFPFTVSSLGDKVVALNYNKTKKQYEYFSQKYPFIKRINKVNIKEFLDKNAHRRKLSPNSAKLTDGLRDLRDIGELYFKQGNTTMKDVEITLTNGREDKELVLPLSNKKNWYFEIGSTAYNRDYRNFDRDKDFDLTKLDKWLTDSIAYLAIPSMLDYDENPNLEHYLKSTIEKYRNSKALILDIRGNGGGTREILNTLSGYFVQPEQSPWVANVAYVRSDQFLDEDISSMRSRFLYNYNSEFLTDKDRKTIDKFNKKFETEFKVDANKFSEPYYMVLHSNQHPVECLIYILINDQCFSAASVFTSAFKGLDNIKIVGVTTNGSSGRSKIFYLKNSNIRVKLSTMLSFQRNGKTLDGNGTKPDIIIERDENQLLRKNDSQLEKLIELIKN; translated from the coding sequence ATGACAATAAAAAAAATCTTAATAAGCTTACTATTCATTTCAACATTAGGTTTTGGTCAAAACTTGACAAAGGAAAAGGCTTTAGAGGACTTGAACGAATTTAAAATCTTGTTAAAAAAGCAATCTTCATATTATCAAGTATCAAAAATAAATTTTGAAAATCAGTTCAATGAAATTGAAATAAAAATAAATCAAAAAGATTCTATCCCAATATACTTTTTAGCGTTTGAACTAGAAAAAATTATCTCAAATATAATCGATAGACACGCAAACATTAGAATGGAAAACTTTGAAGAAGATGATTATGAATTGTATGATTTATATTTTCCTTTTACAGTTTCTTCTTTAGGAGACAAAGTTGTCGCTCTCAATTATAATAAAACCAAAAAGCAATATGAGTACTTTTCTCAAAAGTATCCATTCATAAAAAGAATAAATAAAGTTAACATTAAAGAATTTTTAGATAAAAATGCCCATCGAAGAAAACTATCTCCCAATAGTGCAAAACTGACTGATGGATTAAGAGACTTAAGAGATATTGGTGAGCTTTATTTCAAACAAGGAAATACAACCATGAAGGATGTAGAAATAACTTTAACAAATGGTAGAGAAGATAAAGAGTTGGTTTTACCTTTAAGCAACAAAAAGAATTGGTATTTTGAGATTGGTTCTACGGCCTATAACAGAGATTATAGAAACTTTGATCGTGATAAAGATTTTGATTTGACCAAATTAGATAAATGGTTGACTGATTCAATAGCATATCTCGCTATTCCTTCAATGTTGGATTATGACGAAAATCCAAATCTTGAACATTACTTGAAATCAACAATTGAAAAATACAGGAACTCAAAAGCATTGATACTTGATATTCGTGGAAATGGTGGAGGAACAAGGGAAATACTTAATACATTGTCAGGTTATTTTGTGCAACCTGAACAATCGCCTTGGGTTGCAAATGTAGCTTATGTAAGAAGTGACCAATTCTTAGATGAAGATATCTCTTCTATGCGTTCAAGATTTCTCTATAACTATAACTCAGAATTTTTAACTGATAAGGATAGAAAAACAATAGATAAATTTAATAAGAAATTTGAAACAGAATTTAAAGTTGATGCGAACAAATTTAGTGAACCATATTATATGGTTTTGCATAGCAATCAACATCCTGTAGAGTGTCTTATTTATATTTTAATAAATGACCAGTGTTTCAGTGCTGCTTCCGTATTTACTTCTGCGTTTAAAGGTTTAGATAATATAAAAATAGTTGGAGTAACCACAAATGGCTCAAGCGGTAGGTCAAAAATATTTTACCTCAAAAATTCTAATATTCGTGTCAAATTATCGACAATGCTTTCTTTTCAAAGAAATGGAAAAACACTTGATGGGAATGGAACTAAACCAGACATTATTATAGAACGAGATGAGAATCAACTGCTGAGAAAAAATGATTCGCAATTAGAAAAGTTAATTGAACTAATAAAAAACTAA
- a CDS encoding DinB family protein, whose translation MNNIIEFPSASEYPSYAEMYMKWVKKDGNLIKQLEDSLQKTKKLISTLPEDTLNFRYKKNKWSIKEILVHIIDDERIYAYRALAFARNDKTNLPGFEQDNYINNAYASERSIDNIMEEYEAIRKSTIALYDGFSNKVLTRQGIANGNLASVRALGYHILGHELHHINVIEALYLKAFK comes from the coding sequence ATGAACAATATTATAGAATTTCCGTCAGCAAGCGAGTACCCCAGTTATGCAGAGATGTATATGAAATGGGTTAAAAAAGATGGTAACCTTATTAAGCAATTAGAGGATAGTTTACAAAAAACAAAAAAATTAATAAGCACGTTACCTGAAGACACATTAAATTTCAGGTACAAAAAGAATAAGTGGTCTATAAAAGAAATCCTGGTTCATATTATAGATGATGAAAGAATTTATGCCTACCGCGCTCTAGCCTTTGCCAGAAACGATAAAACTAATTTACCAGGGTTTGAACAGGATAATTATATCAACAATGCTTATGCTTCGGAAAGGTCTATAGATAATATCATGGAAGAATATGAAGCTATTAGAAAGTCTACTATTGCATTATACGATGGTTTTTCAAACAAAGTCCTAACCAGACAAGGTATTGCTAATGGTAACCTGGCAAGTGTACGAGCTTTGGGGTACCATATTCTCGGGCACGAATTACATCATATAAACGTAATTGAAGCATTGTATTTAAAGGCGTTTAAATAG
- a CDS encoding lipase family protein, which translates to MRIVIFILLLNLSNYTFAQLREGFEPSEAKSLIAVCNSYTFQKLYGSDSLIVPKEFRKVFTSEVIGMDNVFQVYESDNLGVISFRGSTNKTSSWIENFYSAMIPARGVIKIDSENINYKFATNKKAAVHSGYALTIALLAPQIIEQINKLNSKGISNIFLTGYSQGGALAHLSRAYLENLSDDGQFAQNVYKTYAFGNPMCGNKEFADEYNFKYSDNNMSYSIINPDDLVPKLPMNYQEEKNAYGHLFYKAWENLLIQGDVPKIKNLIIPVLEPLLTTYINQSNLLIERIISISYASIEMPAYVKDINYFQTGTIQQLEPFSISEVQTNTKKMTRKEKKKMKSDKDWNDNKQKQSISQHSPYNYYIAILKKYYSEEYKELDLLHLPEN; encoded by the coding sequence ATGAGAATAGTCATCTTCATACTTCTATTAAACCTAAGCAACTATACTTTTGCCCAACTCCGAGAGGGTTTTGAGCCTTCTGAAGCCAAATCGCTAATTGCTGTGTGTAACAGTTATACTTTTCAGAAACTATACGGTTCCGATTCCTTGATCGTACCTAAAGAATTTCGAAAGGTTTTTACTTCTGAGGTAATAGGCATGGACAACGTTTTTCAGGTGTATGAAAGTGATAACTTAGGAGTCATCAGTTTTAGAGGTTCTACAAATAAAACTTCCAGTTGGATAGAGAACTTTTACTCTGCAATGATTCCCGCTAGAGGTGTTATTAAAATAGATTCAGAGAATATTAACTACAAATTTGCAACCAATAAAAAAGCTGCAGTGCATTCTGGCTATGCTTTAACAATAGCACTACTCGCTCCTCAAATTATCGAACAAATTAATAAGCTTAATTCTAAAGGCATTTCTAATATCTTTCTTACTGGATATAGTCAGGGTGGAGCTTTAGCGCACCTAAGCCGTGCCTATTTAGAAAACTTATCAGACGATGGGCAATTCGCCCAAAATGTATATAAAACCTATGCCTTTGGCAACCCCATGTGTGGAAACAAAGAATTTGCCGATGAGTACAATTTTAAATACAGTGATAACAATATGAGTTACAGTATTATCAATCCGGACGATTTGGTGCCAAAATTGCCCATGAATTACCAGGAAGAAAAGAATGCATATGGTCATTTATTTTACAAAGCCTGGGAGAATTTATTAATACAGGGAGATGTTCCAAAAATAAAAAATTTGATTATTCCGGTACTTGAACCACTCTTAACAACGTATATCAATCAAAGCAATCTACTAATCGAAAGAATAATATCCATTTCTTATGCTTCAATTGAAATGCCGGCATACGTGAAAGATATAAATTATTTTCAAACCGGAACGATTCAACAATTAGAGCCTTTTTCAATTTCTGAAGTTCAAACTAACACAAAGAAAATGACTAGAAAGGAGAAAAAGAAAATGAAAAGTGATAAGGACTGGAATGACAACAAACAAAAACAATCTATCTCTCAACATAGCCCTTATAATTATTATATAGCTATTCTTAAGAAATATTACTCAGAGGAATACAAAGAACTGGACTTACTTCATTTGCCTGAAAATTAG
- a CDS encoding alanine racemase, whose amino-acid sequence MITKPTLLIDEFKCKQNIANMFARSKQHHVTLRPHFKTHQSLEIGQWFKNVGVTKITVSSLDMASYFAKEWQDITVAFPVNILEIDVINTLVSKITLNILVEHKDSLEFLEKHLTHKINFYIKINIGNNRAGLRHYDLESIESILAFAKQSDKLNFIGFLGHAGQTYKCRGKAEILSVHYEAKTKLVTLKEQFKDTYPNVIASYGDTPSCSISEDFSGIDEIRPGNFALYDVMQAQIGSCELKQIAVAMVCPIVAIHPKQNELIIYGGGVHFSKDSINDKDHGTIYGLVVHKTSNGWGDIIPNTYVCALSQEHGIVKIPKTDINNYKIGDTILVLPIHSCMTANLMKAYYTLNGQVISMQS is encoded by the coding sequence ATGATTACAAAACCTACTTTATTAATCGATGAGTTTAAGTGCAAACAAAATATTGCTAACATGTTTGCTCGTTCGAAACAACACCATGTTACACTTCGCCCTCATTTTAAAACCCACCAATCGCTAGAGATAGGGCAATGGTTTAAAAATGTTGGTGTTACAAAAATTACGGTCTCTTCTTTAGATATGGCTAGTTATTTTGCTAAAGAATGGCAAGATATTACTGTGGCCTTTCCTGTAAATATTCTTGAGATAGATGTTATTAATACATTGGTAAGTAAAATAACTCTAAACATCCTTGTAGAGCACAAAGATAGTTTAGAGTTTCTGGAAAAACATTTAACCCATAAAATCAATTTTTATATTAAGATAAATATTGGTAATAACAGAGCCGGATTACGGCACTATGATCTAGAAAGTATCGAATCGATATTGGCATTTGCTAAACAAAGTGACAAACTAAACTTTATTGGCTTTTTGGGCCATGCTGGACAAACCTACAAATGCAGAGGTAAAGCGGAAATACTAAGCGTACATTACGAAGCAAAAACAAAACTGGTTACTTTAAAAGAACAGTTTAAAGATACCTACCCTAATGTTATAGCATCTTATGGTGACACACCTAGTTGTAGTATCTCTGAAGATTTTAGCGGTATTGATGAGATTCGACCTGGGAACTTTGCCTTATACGATGTTATGCAAGCACAAATAGGATCTTGCGAGCTTAAGCAAATAGCGGTAGCCATGGTCTGCCCTATTGTTGCCATCCATCCTAAACAAAATGAGCTTATAATTTATGGCGGAGGTGTTCACTTTTCTAAGGATTCCATTAACGATAAGGATCATGGTACCATCTATGGATTAGTTGTACACAAAACCTCTAACGGCTGGGGCGACATTATACCGAATACCTATGTTTGCGCTCTATCTCAGGAGCATGGTATTGTAAAGATTCCCAAAACCGATATAAACAACTACAAAATAGGTGATACTATTTTGGTATTACCCATACATAGCTGTATGACCGCTAATTTGATGAAGGCATACTATACTTTAAACGGACAAGTTATTAGTATGCAATCCTGA